CCTGTCCCGCATACGGACCGGCAAGGACCCTGGACAGGTCGATCACCCGCACACCGTCCAGCAATCCGCTCATCCGGCGACCACCTGCTGAAGTACGTGAGCCCCGCAGAGACGGTCACCCGACAACGACCGGACCCCGTGGTCGAATTGGTCGATCCCCGGGGCATCCGGCCGCCCATCGATCCGTGCCCAGATGGATCTCAGCAGGTCGGAGAGCGCGTCCTGCTGCCGGTCGAGGAGTCCGGTCGATGTCCGGCCTTCGTTCGGGAAAGCAGGAGCAGGTTGGGCAGTGGCCGAGTCGAGGGCAGACTGCATCCGATCGACGGCCCGCCGGGCGTCCGCTCGCCACGTCATTCGAAGTCCCGCCGGGATTTCTCCAATAGTCGACGCGCCGCTCGCACCACGGCTTCGTCCACCATGTGTCCCTCGTCATCGGTGACCGCTCCGCGTCCCTCACTCAGAGCGGCTTCGTAGAGGTCGACCAGCTTCCGGGCCCGGGCCACGGCGTCGGGCGAAGGGGAGAAGACCTCGTTGTAGACGGGGACCTGGGCGGGATGTATGGCCGGCCGGCTGCCGAAACCGAGCGAGGCGAGCTCTTCCGTCTCCCTTCGCAGCACTTCGAGGTCCCTGAAGTTCGGTGACACCGGACCGAGCGGCTGCTCCAAACCGAGCGCCGCCGATGCCACGACGACCTGCATCCGCAGCGGCACCAGGGCGGTCACGTTCTTGGGGTCGATGCCCAGCTCGGCACTCAGGTCGAGTTCACCGATCATGAGCTGGGTGACACGCCGGCAGGCGCCGAGCTCCGCGATCTCGAGCATTGCCGGGGCCGTTTCGACGATCGGCAGGAGCCGGATCGAATTGCCGGGCATCCGGTTGGCAATCTCGACGTCGTCGAGGAGGCCGGCCGCCCGTTCGAGCTCTGCCGGCGTCGAAACCTTGGGGATCATGAGGCCGGCGGGCCGGCAAGCGCCGGCGGCCCAGACGTCGGGCTCGAACAGGTCACCGGGCCGGTTGACGCGAATCCAGAGGTCCGCCGGGGAGTCGACGAGCGCCGCGCCCCACGAGGCGAGGGTTGCGCGCGCCTCTTGTTTCGCAGAAGGTGCGACGGCATCCTCGAGGTCGACGATGATTGCGTCGGCTCCGCGAGAAGCGGCCCTGGCGATCATGTCGGCCCGGTCGCCCGGGACGAACAGGAAGCTCCGTGCTGGTGCCATGCCGCTTTCCTCTCCCTCGGACCCTCCCGGACGCCCCTCTTTGTAGCACTTCGGCAGGAGCCCGGTCGGGTTCGGTCGGTACAATCCCTCGCAGTCGGGGAGAGGAGCGTCGATGACCTCCGGCCTGCCGAGCGGGATGAGAGTCGCGGAAGGGGCCGCCCTCGTCGTGGGGAATACTCGGTCCGACGCAGGGACCGACGGGATCTCGAGCGAGGTCATCGACCTGAGCGCGGCGGAGGCCCGGAGACCTCACGACAGAAAGGTGGTGGCCGGTGCCGTTCGATGAGTGGATAGGCCGAAGTGAGGTGGTGGAAGACCTGATCACGTCTTGGCCGGTGGCGGCCCTGCAAGCAGTGTTCGACCTCGATCGGCCGATTCCGCGCCCGGGAGATCCGATACCTCCCATGTGGCACTGGCTGTTCTTCCTCTCGACCACGCGCCGGTCGCAGCTCGGACCGGACGGCCATGCGGTGCGCGGCGGGTTCCTTCCCCCCGTCGACTTGCCCCGGCGGATGTTCGCCGGCGGCCGGACCGAGTTCCTGGCTCCCGTGCGGGTCGGGCAAACCGCTCGACGCACGGGGACCGTGGTGAGAATCGAGGAGAAAGAGGGTCGCCGCGGCCCGCTGGTGTTCGTCACCGCACGGTTCGAAGTGTCGACCGAAGACGGCGTGGCGATCGTGGAGGAGCAGGATCTCGTCTACCGCGAGGCGGCGGCGGGCAGTCAACAGCCCCCGCCCGGTTCGGACCCCGTTCCGGAGGCGATGTGGGCGGAGACGATCACACCGGATCCGGTGATGCTCTTCAGGTTCTCCGCCCTCACCTTCAACAGCCATCGAATCCACTACGACTACCCGTATGTGACGGAAACCGAGGGATACCCAGGCCTGATCGTGCATGGTCCGATGACCGCCATGTGGCTGATCGGTCTCTGCACCGCCAACGATCCGCGACCCGTCTCTCGCTTCTCGTTCAGAGGCAGATCGCCCCTGTTTTGTGACGGTCCGGTCGGTCTGCGCGGCGGGATCGGCGACGGCGGATCCGCCGGCTTGTCTGCCTGGTCCCACGATCTTCGTCTGGCGATGACCGCTGAGGTGGAGGTCGGGTAGCTGCTGACCGTGAAGGTTCTAGGTTCTAGGTTCTAGGTTCTGAGTTCTAGGTTCTAGGTTCTAGGTTTTAGGTTCCAGGTGCCGGAAGATTTCGACCCGGAGCATCGGGAGGCAATTGCCAATTGCCAATCGCCTTTTCCTAGAGTCCGCTGGTGCGTTCTCTCGAAATAGTCCTTGCGTTTCTCGCTCTCGCTACCGCCGTACTGCCGCGACGCTGGACGGGCGCACGCATCGCCGCCGCGCTGGCGCTGCTGCCGGTCGGGGTAGTTCACGCCACCACCGAAGGTTGGCGCTGGCAGATGGTGCCCCTGTACCTGGTCGGATCGATCCTGTTCGCGGTGGCAGCCTGGGAGATGTTGAGCCCTGCCCCCGATTCACAGCCCTCGTCGGTCCTCGGCCGCTCACTCGGAGTGCTCGGTCTGGCGGCAGTCGTGCTGATTCCGGCTGCGGTACCGGTCTGGGAGCTGCCGGAGCCGACCGGCCCCTTCGGTATCGGAACGGTGAACACGGTCATGACGGACGGCGACCGGGTGGACCCGTACGACCCGTCCGGCCGGGATCGGCGGCTCGTCGTCCAATTCTGGTACCCGGCCGTACCCGACGACGACGCGCTTGCAGAACCGTGGCTGTCACAGCTGGATGTGGTCGGGCCCTCGATCGCAAGTGCCTTCGGCTTTCCGTCGTTCGCGCTCGGTCACGCCGATTTGATCAAATCACACAGCTACTCCCAGGCTGCCGTCGCCGGTGTGGAGTCCTTCCCGGTGGTCCTGTACTCGCACGGTTGGACGGGTCTGCGGACCAACGGTCTCGATCAGATCGAAGCACTCGTCAGCCACGGCTTCATCGTCGTGGCGGCGGATCACACATACGGTGCAGCCGCGACGGCTTTTCCGGACGGTGAGCTGGTGGTCTACGAGCCGACCGCGTTGCCCGAGTTCGGAACGGTCCCCGACGAGGAATACGACGAAGCGGCCGTGTTGCTGGTGGCAACCTATGCGGCGGACCTTCACTTCATCCTGGACGAACTCCAGCGTCTCAACGGTGATCCCGGCTGGCTGCTGTCCGGACGCCTCGATCTCGATCGCATAGGCGTGTTCGGGCACTCGACGGGCGGTGGGGCAGCCGTCTCCGCCTGCGCGACAGACGGTAGGTGTGATGCCGTCGCCGGACTGGACCCCTGGGTCGAGCCGGTGCCACAGGAGATTCTCGACGGCGGCATCGATATTCCGTTTCTGGCGATCAGAAGCGCGGAATGGTTCGAGTACGACAACGACCCGGTCCTCCAAGCGTTCGCCGGTCGTTCGTTGCGGACCGATCTCCTCGGTCTGATCGGAGGCGGCCATCAGGACTTCACGGTTCTTCCCCGGTTCAGCGCCGTGTCGGCGCTGCTCGACGTGAAGGGGTCGATCGGGTCGGATCGGGCATCCGAGATCGTGAACACGTATCTGGTCCGGTTCTTCGATGCACAACTGAACGGAGGGCCGGACTTGTCGTCCGACCCTCTGTTCGAGGAAGTGTGTGTCGGGCTCTGTGAGATCCCCGACGGGTAAGTTCCGTAGTCCCCCTCTGCCTCGAGGACTCGGCATCTCCCCCGCTCCGCGGGGGAGAAACGGGTGGTACGGGCGCTGTCGCGTCTTCTCGTAGGAGGTGGGGGAGTCCCGAAGGGAGCGAAGCGACCGAAGGGGAGGGAGCGGCCACCACCGGTCACTCTCTGTTTCGCGTTTGTTTCTCTCCCGTTGGCGGTCACGAAAGCTTGGCACCGCACACTTCTCTTCATGCCCGGATAGACCGGGCGGAGAGAGAGGCGAATCATGAAGAAGCGGATTAGCAGCCTGGCGGTGGTGACCGTGCTCGCCATCGGCGGTGTGATGGGAACGGCGGCGGTTGCGTCGGCCTCCGAGACGGCATTCCTGTGCCCGGTTGTCGGTGACGGGGTACTCAACGCCGATGCTCACAACGGCGACCATGGCGTCTCGGCGATCAACCCGCCTGTCGGCA
This portion of the Acidimicrobiia bacterium genome encodes:
- a CDS encoding CoA ester lyase; translation: MAPARSFLFVPGDRADMIARAASRGADAIIVDLEDAVAPSAKQEARATLASWGAALVDSPADLWIRVNRPGDLFEPDVWAAGACRPAGLMIPKVSTPAELERAAGLLDDVEIANRMPGNSIRLLPIVETAPAMLEIAELGACRRVTQLMIGELDLSAELGIDPKNVTALVPLRMQVVVASAALGLEQPLGPVSPNFRDLEVLRRETEELASLGFGSRPAIHPAQVPVYNEVFSPSPDAVARARKLVDLYEAALSEGRGAVTDDEGHMVDEAVVRAARRLLEKSRRDFE
- a CDS encoding MaoC family dehydratase N-terminal domain-containing protein, which produces MPFDEWIGRSEVVEDLITSWPVAALQAVFDLDRPIPRPGDPIPPMWHWLFFLSTTRRSQLGPDGHAVRGGFLPPVDLPRRMFAGGRTEFLAPVRVGQTARRTGTVVRIEEKEGRRGPLVFVTARFEVSTEDGVAIVEEQDLVYREAAAGSQQPPPGSDPVPEAMWAETITPDPVMLFRFSALTFNSHRIHYDYPYVTETEGYPGLIVHGPMTAMWLIGLCTANDPRPVSRFSFRGRSPLFCDGPVGLRGGIGDGGSAGLSAWSHDLRLAMTAEVEVG